In one window of Cheilinus undulatus linkage group 23, ASM1832078v1, whole genome shotgun sequence DNA:
- the napepld gene encoding N-acyl-phosphatidylethanolamine-hydrolyzing phospholipase D isoform X2 — protein MDRVLYRPVHLLLSCSRKLTKYAGRLNVVCLLGLKPLQVPLIRRSHLRCGGELMEKTSDRAALEERKGLVEDGCVLRGAEGGEVDPQTPRKSSSTRSSRKSFRLDYRLEEEVTKSCRDKHGRWMNPWPTWRFPSYATLLRFLLLDKNHSNVPSSKEALDNELPVTEPYFIQNPDLSESGPGLRVTWLGHATVLVEMDGLNILTDPIFSQRASPFQFMGPKRYRGPPCTVEQLPRIDAVVISHSHYDHLDVGSVSSLNERFGGELRWFVPLGLMDWLVKMGCENVMELDWWEENCVPGHDDITFVCTPSQHWSKRTALDDNKSLWGSWSVLGPDHRFFFAGDTGYCSSFQEIGRRFGPFDLAAIPIGAYQPRDMMQGQHVDPEEAVQIHQDLQAKQSVAIHWGTFALAYETPESFGLKLTGT, from the exons ATGGATAGAGTTTTGTACAGACCGGTGCATTTGTTGCTTTCGTGTAGTCGTAAGTTAACGAAGTACGCTGGTCGACTTAATGTAGTTTGTCTACTCGGGTTAAAACCTCTCCAGGTGCCCTTAATCAGGAGGAGCCATTTAAG GTGTGGCGGTGAGCTCATGGAGAAGACATCAGACAGAGCAGCGCTGGAGGAGAGAAAAGGCCTGGTGGAG GATGGTTGCGTGTTGAGAGGTGCAGAGGGTGGAGAAGTTGATCCTCAGACCCCAAGGAAGAGCAGCTCCACCCGCTCATCCCGCAAGAGTTTCCGCCTGGACTACCGGCTAGAG GAGGAAGTGACAAAGTCCTGTCGAGACAAGCATGGCCGCTGGATGAACCCCTGGCCCACATGGCGGTTCCCGTCCTATGCCACCCTGCTCAGGTTCCTGTTGTTGGATAAAAATCACAGCAATGTGCCATCCAGTAAAGAG GCTCTGGACAATGAGCTTCCAGTGACTGAACCGTACTTTATCCAAAATCCAGATCTGTCTGAGTCTGGTCCCGGTCTGAGGGTCACCTGGTTGGGTCATGCCACAGTTCTGGTTGAAATGGATGGGCTTAATATTCTGACAGACCCCATTTTCAGTCAGAGGGCCTCGCCATTTCAGTTTATGGGGCCCAAAAGGTACAGAGGGCCCCCCTGCACTGTGGAACAG CTGCCAAGGATCGATGCTGTGGTCATCAGTCATTCTCACTACGACCATTTGGATGTTGGGTCTGTTTCCAGCCTTAATGAACGCTTTGGAGGGGAGCTACGCTG GTTCGTGCCCCTGGGTCTGATGGACTGGCTGGTGAAGATGGGCTGTGAGAACGTGATGGAGCTGGACTGGTGGGAGGAGAATTGTGTTCCAGGTCATGATGACATTACATTCGTTTGCACACCCTCGCAGCACTGGAGCAAACGCACAGCGCTGGATGATAACAAG TCTTTATGGGGAAGCTGGTCTGTTTTAGGTCCTGATCATCGGTTCTTCTTTGCTGGTGATACCGGCTACTGCTCCTCCTTCCAGGAGATTGGACGGCGTTTTGGACCGTTTGACCTCGCAGCAATCCCCATTGGAGCCTACCAGCCCAG ggACATGATGCAGGGCCAGCATGTAGATCCAGAGGAGGCCGTTCAGATTCATCAAGACCTTCAAGCCAAACAGTCGGTGGCCATTCACTGGGGAACCTTCGCTCTTGCCTATGAG ACACCTGAAAGTTTTGGGCTTAAGCTGACAGGTACTTGA
- the yeats4 gene encoding YEATS domain-containing protein 4 — protein sequence MFKKMTEFGPDSGGRVKGVTIVKPIVFGNVARYFGKKREEDGHTHQWSVYVKPYRNEDMSAYVKKIQFKLHESYGNPLRVVTKPPYEITETGWGEFEIIIKIFFIDPNERPVALYHLLKLFQSDSSAMPKKTVVSEFYDEMIFQDPTAMMQQLLTTSRQLTLGAYKHETEFSEQEQRTKEKLEAAKKRTSQEITELKDKLKASRENINHLKAEIRKLEEDGDHKEH from the exons ATGTTTAAAAAGATGACTGAATTTGGTCCAGATTCCGGGGGGAGAGTTAAG GGAGTAACCATTGTGAAGCCTATCGTGTTTGGAAACGTCGCCCGCTACTTTggtaaaaagagagaagaagatggACACACACATCAGTGGTCTGTTTATGTGAAACCTTACAGGAATGAG GATATGTCTGCGTATGTGAAGAAGATCCAGTTCAAACTACATGAGAGCTATGGTAACCCACTGAGAG TGGTGACCAAGCCTCCTTACGAGATTACAGAGACAGGCTGGGGCGAATTTGAGATCATCATTAAGATCTTCTTTATCGATCCCAATGAGAGACCT GTGGCTCTGTaccatctgctgaagctgttcCAGTCAGACTCCAGTGCCATGCCCAAAAAGACAGTTGTGTCTGAGTTCTATGATGAAATG ATTTTCCAGGATCCTACAGCCATGATGCAGCAGCTACTGACCACATCAAGACAGCTCACACTAGGAGCATACAAGCATGAGACAGAGT TCAGTGAGCAAGAGCAAAGGACCAAGGAGAAACTGGAAGCAGCAAAGAAGAGAACCAGCCAGGAGATCACTGAGCTGAAAGACAAACTAAAGGCCAGCAGAGAAAACATCAACCATCTGAAGGCAGAGATCAGGAAACTGGAGGAGGATGGGGACCACAAGGAGCACTGA
- the napepld gene encoding N-acyl-phosphatidylethanolamine-hydrolyzing phospholipase D isoform X1 — MDRVLYRPVHLLLSCSRKLTKYAGRLNVVCLLGLKPLQVPLIRRSHLRCGGELMEKTSDRAALEERKGLVEDGCVLRGAEGGEVDPQTPRKSSSTRSSRKSFRLDYRLEEEVTKSCRDKHGRWMNPWPTWRFPSYATLLRFLLLDKNHSNVPSSKEALDNELPVTEPYFIQNPDLSESGPGLRVTWLGHATVLVEMDGLNILTDPIFSQRASPFQFMGPKRYRGPPCTVEQLPRIDAVVISHSHYDHLDVGSVSSLNERFGGELRWFVPLGLMDWLVKMGCENVMELDWWEENCVPGHDDITFVCTPSQHWSKRTALDDNKSLWGSWSVLGPDHRFFFAGDTGYCSSFQEIGRRFGPFDLAAIPIGAYQPRDMMQGQHVDPEEAVQIHQDLQAKQSVAIHWGTFALAYEYYLEPPVRLREALEQKGLKPESFFTLHHGESRLISAQTGNVFE; from the exons ATGGATAGAGTTTTGTACAGACCGGTGCATTTGTTGCTTTCGTGTAGTCGTAAGTTAACGAAGTACGCTGGTCGACTTAATGTAGTTTGTCTACTCGGGTTAAAACCTCTCCAGGTGCCCTTAATCAGGAGGAGCCATTTAAG GTGTGGCGGTGAGCTCATGGAGAAGACATCAGACAGAGCAGCGCTGGAGGAGAGAAAAGGCCTGGTGGAG GATGGTTGCGTGTTGAGAGGTGCAGAGGGTGGAGAAGTTGATCCTCAGACCCCAAGGAAGAGCAGCTCCACCCGCTCATCCCGCAAGAGTTTCCGCCTGGACTACCGGCTAGAG GAGGAAGTGACAAAGTCCTGTCGAGACAAGCATGGCCGCTGGATGAACCCCTGGCCCACATGGCGGTTCCCGTCCTATGCCACCCTGCTCAGGTTCCTGTTGTTGGATAAAAATCACAGCAATGTGCCATCCAGTAAAGAG GCTCTGGACAATGAGCTTCCAGTGACTGAACCGTACTTTATCCAAAATCCAGATCTGTCTGAGTCTGGTCCCGGTCTGAGGGTCACCTGGTTGGGTCATGCCACAGTTCTGGTTGAAATGGATGGGCTTAATATTCTGACAGACCCCATTTTCAGTCAGAGGGCCTCGCCATTTCAGTTTATGGGGCCCAAAAGGTACAGAGGGCCCCCCTGCACTGTGGAACAG CTGCCAAGGATCGATGCTGTGGTCATCAGTCATTCTCACTACGACCATTTGGATGTTGGGTCTGTTTCCAGCCTTAATGAACGCTTTGGAGGGGAGCTACGCTG GTTCGTGCCCCTGGGTCTGATGGACTGGCTGGTGAAGATGGGCTGTGAGAACGTGATGGAGCTGGACTGGTGGGAGGAGAATTGTGTTCCAGGTCATGATGACATTACATTCGTTTGCACACCCTCGCAGCACTGGAGCAAACGCACAGCGCTGGATGATAACAAG TCTTTATGGGGAAGCTGGTCTGTTTTAGGTCCTGATCATCGGTTCTTCTTTGCTGGTGATACCGGCTACTGCTCCTCCTTCCAGGAGATTGGACGGCGTTTTGGACCGTTTGACCTCGCAGCAATCCCCATTGGAGCCTACCAGCCCAG ggACATGATGCAGGGCCAGCATGTAGATCCAGAGGAGGCCGTTCAGATTCATCAAGACCTTCAAGCCAAACAGTCGGTGGCCATTCACTGGGGAACCTTCGCTCTTGCCTATGAG TATTACCTGGAGCCGCCAGTGCGTCTCAGAGAGGCTCTGGAGCAGAAAGGACTGAAGCCAGAATCCTTCTTCACTCTGCATCACGGGGAGTCTCGCCTTATTTCTGCACAGACCGGCAACGTCTTTGAATGA
- the napepld gene encoding N-acyl-phosphatidylethanolamine-hydrolyzing phospholipase D isoform X3 encodes MEKTSDRAALEERKGLVEDGCVLRGAEGGEVDPQTPRKSSSTRSSRKSFRLDYRLEEEVTKSCRDKHGRWMNPWPTWRFPSYATLLRFLLLDKNHSNVPSSKEALDNELPVTEPYFIQNPDLSESGPGLRVTWLGHATVLVEMDGLNILTDPIFSQRASPFQFMGPKRYRGPPCTVEQLPRIDAVVISHSHYDHLDVGSVSSLNERFGGELRWFVPLGLMDWLVKMGCENVMELDWWEENCVPGHDDITFVCTPSQHWSKRTALDDNKSLWGSWSVLGPDHRFFFAGDTGYCSSFQEIGRRFGPFDLAAIPIGAYQPRDMMQGQHVDPEEAVQIHQDLQAKQSVAIHWGTFALAYEYYLEPPVRLREALEQKGLKPESFFTLHHGESRLISAQTGNVFE; translated from the exons ATGGAGAAGACATCAGACAGAGCAGCGCTGGAGGAGAGAAAAGGCCTGGTGGAG GATGGTTGCGTGTTGAGAGGTGCAGAGGGTGGAGAAGTTGATCCTCAGACCCCAAGGAAGAGCAGCTCCACCCGCTCATCCCGCAAGAGTTTCCGCCTGGACTACCGGCTAGAG GAGGAAGTGACAAAGTCCTGTCGAGACAAGCATGGCCGCTGGATGAACCCCTGGCCCACATGGCGGTTCCCGTCCTATGCCACCCTGCTCAGGTTCCTGTTGTTGGATAAAAATCACAGCAATGTGCCATCCAGTAAAGAG GCTCTGGACAATGAGCTTCCAGTGACTGAACCGTACTTTATCCAAAATCCAGATCTGTCTGAGTCTGGTCCCGGTCTGAGGGTCACCTGGTTGGGTCATGCCACAGTTCTGGTTGAAATGGATGGGCTTAATATTCTGACAGACCCCATTTTCAGTCAGAGGGCCTCGCCATTTCAGTTTATGGGGCCCAAAAGGTACAGAGGGCCCCCCTGCACTGTGGAACAG CTGCCAAGGATCGATGCTGTGGTCATCAGTCATTCTCACTACGACCATTTGGATGTTGGGTCTGTTTCCAGCCTTAATGAACGCTTTGGAGGGGAGCTACGCTG GTTCGTGCCCCTGGGTCTGATGGACTGGCTGGTGAAGATGGGCTGTGAGAACGTGATGGAGCTGGACTGGTGGGAGGAGAATTGTGTTCCAGGTCATGATGACATTACATTCGTTTGCACACCCTCGCAGCACTGGAGCAAACGCACAGCGCTGGATGATAACAAG TCTTTATGGGGAAGCTGGTCTGTTTTAGGTCCTGATCATCGGTTCTTCTTTGCTGGTGATACCGGCTACTGCTCCTCCTTCCAGGAGATTGGACGGCGTTTTGGACCGTTTGACCTCGCAGCAATCCCCATTGGAGCCTACCAGCCCAG ggACATGATGCAGGGCCAGCATGTAGATCCAGAGGAGGCCGTTCAGATTCATCAAGACCTTCAAGCCAAACAGTCGGTGGCCATTCACTGGGGAACCTTCGCTCTTGCCTATGAG TATTACCTGGAGCCGCCAGTGCGTCTCAGAGAGGCTCTGGAGCAGAAAGGACTGAAGCCAGAATCCTTCTTCACTCTGCATCACGGGGAGTCTCGCCTTATTTCTGCACAGACCGGCAACGTCTTTGAATGA